One window of Roseisolibacter agri genomic DNA carries:
- a CDS encoding PEP-CTERM sorting domain-containing protein, with protein MHSLSLRAARAAVAALLAFGAVAAAPRVAAAAPITLGQWYTFSFGGVGSFAQSGIGSTPAAPWEFTSATGVRVSVTDGLAPGDAFSLFDNGVLVGSTPPVARVPGGCNGTGAQGCFDNPIMSHAAFELGAGAHSLTIRVDVSPSGGGLGFFRADALAAQTPVSTVPEPATMGLMGLGLVAVGTVARRNRTATAARMKA; from the coding sequence ATGCACAGCCTCTCGCTCCGCGCCGCGCGCGCCGCCGTCGCCGCGCTGCTCGCCTTCGGCGCCGTCGCGGCCGCGCCGCGCGTCGCCGCCGCCGCGCCCATTACCCTCGGCCAGTGGTACACGTTCTCGTTCGGCGGCGTCGGCTCGTTTGCGCAGAGCGGCATCGGCTCCACGCCGGCCGCGCCGTGGGAGTTCACCAGCGCCACCGGCGTGCGCGTCAGCGTCACCGACGGCCTCGCGCCGGGCGACGCGTTCTCGCTCTTCGACAACGGGGTGCTCGTCGGCAGCACGCCGCCGGTCGCGCGCGTGCCCGGCGGCTGCAACGGCACCGGCGCGCAGGGCTGCTTCGACAACCCGATCATGAGCCACGCCGCGTTCGAGCTGGGAGCCGGCGCGCACTCGCTCACGATCCGCGTCGACGTGTCGCCGTCGGGCGGCGGGCTCGGGTTCTTCCGCGCGGACGCGCTGGCGGCCCAGACGCCCGTGAGCACCGTGCCGGAGCCGGCGACGATGGGGCTGATGGGCCTCGGCCTGGTCGCGGTCGGCACGGTCGCGCGCCGGAACCGAACGGCAACGGCAGCAAGGATGAAGGCCTGA
- a CDS encoding SusC/RagA family TonB-linked outer membrane protein, translated as MRGPLRRALAVAALALASPAAAQAQQAATISGRVVADDGRPLAAASVFIPTMNLGVTTNATGGYTFSVPASRVTGQTVGLTARLVGFRPQTVQITLRPGTITQDFALASAPATLSAVVVTGAGTVSTRERLGNVINSVDSSVLRRATQPQNVVSALSGTAPNVIVRTSSGEPGASASIQIRGATSVTGTNQPLFVVDGQPIDNTTTSTAQGPADFVGTGSSVSQNRAADINPNDIESVEILKGAAASAIYGARAANGVVLITTKRGRPGQTRYTLGSTSTFDKVSNTVPLQRSYGQGTGGNAGACADPDCFAQLLTWGPRLSGATTYDHGEDIFKTGSTFDNNLSISGGTGRTSFFLSGGLTAQDGVIIGPNNRYNRTSVRLKATHALNSQINVGGNLSYIDTRGRFVQKGSNTSGLLLGALRTPPDFNNQPYLDPTSGLHRSYRFPNPTSASATGTRGYDNPLFVAYSPGNQSELGRFVGNVNVEWNPFSWLRVQEQLGADYYADARLEALPLTSSSNPVGQVTRLDLNNLMIDNNLLLTANREFSPAFTGRVSVGQNLNSRRYRQIWAQGQNLIAAEPYVMQNTVNPAVPQELRSLVHIEGYFGQVEADLWNQLFFTAGLRNDGFSTFGSGERRANYPKASLAWTFTNALGNTEQRGLLSLGKLRAAYGETGREPPVYGTITAFSTTSVFGSGFGDFISSIQGGQGGVVRSLTGGNPDLKPERNREIELGADFGFFDQRADLGFTYFRKKSSDVILFVPTNASETGFQRRLANGATIDNRGVEVTLNLRPYTTSAVAWELGLNYGRLRGKVTDLLGAEFIPYNNEGFTGSIGTSSVGFAPGVIRGSDFARCGRGLVINDVDIDAGCGPNAKKDALYLAANGQPIYDPTDRVIADPNPRWNMGINSSLKLFGNLRVSGLLDIRRGGQVWNGTRGALYRFGTHQDTEVRGGSGTFGENFYTEEYPDVAGPGVGVPFATTPAQWQTWFTTKGGNASLAQAQFVEDGSFVKLRELSLAYTLGQRWVRSRIGVSSIDLRLAGRNLATWTDYRGLDPESNLGGAEYLTQGVDYFNNPQTRSFVLSATFNR; from the coding sequence ATGAGAGGACCGCTCCGCCGCGCGCTCGCCGTCGCGGCGCTCGCGCTCGCGTCACCCGCCGCCGCCCAGGCGCAGCAGGCGGCGACGATCTCCGGCCGCGTCGTGGCCGACGACGGCCGCCCGCTCGCCGCCGCCAGCGTCTTCATCCCGACGATGAACCTCGGCGTGACGACGAACGCCACGGGAGGCTACACCTTCTCCGTCCCGGCCTCGCGCGTCACCGGCCAGACCGTCGGCCTCACGGCGCGCCTCGTCGGCTTCCGCCCGCAGACCGTGCAGATCACGCTGCGGCCGGGCACCATCACGCAGGACTTCGCGCTCGCCTCCGCGCCGGCCACGCTGAGCGCGGTCGTCGTCACCGGCGCCGGCACCGTGTCGACGCGCGAGCGGCTGGGCAACGTCATCAACTCGGTGGACAGCAGCGTGCTGCGGCGCGCGACGCAGCCGCAGAACGTCGTCTCCGCGCTCAGCGGGACGGCGCCCAACGTCATCGTGCGCACGTCGTCCGGCGAGCCGGGCGCGTCGGCGTCCATCCAGATCCGTGGCGCGACGTCGGTCACCGGCACCAACCAGCCGCTGTTCGTCGTCGACGGCCAGCCGATCGACAACACCACCACGTCCACCGCGCAGGGGCCGGCGGACTTCGTCGGCACGGGCAGCTCGGTGTCGCAGAACCGCGCCGCCGACATCAACCCCAACGACATCGAGTCGGTCGAGATCCTCAAGGGCGCGGCCGCCTCGGCGATCTACGGCGCGCGCGCGGCCAACGGCGTGGTGCTCATCACCACCAAGCGGGGTCGCCCCGGCCAGACGCGCTACACGCTCGGCTCGACGTCGACGTTCGACAAGGTGTCGAACACCGTGCCGCTGCAGCGCTCGTACGGCCAGGGCACGGGCGGCAACGCGGGGGCCTGCGCGGACCCCGACTGCTTCGCGCAGCTGCTGACGTGGGGCCCGCGGCTCTCCGGCGCGACGACGTACGACCACGGTGAGGACATCTTCAAGACCGGCTCGACGTTCGACAACAACCTGTCGATCTCCGGCGGCACCGGGCGCACGTCGTTCTTCCTGTCGGGCGGCCTCACGGCGCAGGACGGCGTCATCATCGGGCCGAACAACCGCTACAACCGCACGAGCGTGCGGCTGAAGGCGACGCACGCGCTGAACTCGCAGATCAACGTCGGCGGGAACCTCAGCTACATCGACACGCGCGGCCGCTTCGTGCAGAAGGGCTCCAACACCTCGGGCCTGCTGCTCGGCGCGCTGCGCACGCCGCCGGACTTCAACAACCAGCCGTATCTCGACCCGACGAGCGGGCTGCACCGGTCGTACCGCTTCCCGAACCCGACCAGCGCCAGCGCCACGGGCACGCGCGGCTACGACAACCCGCTGTTCGTCGCCTACAGCCCGGGCAACCAGAGCGAGCTGGGTCGCTTCGTCGGCAACGTGAACGTCGAGTGGAACCCGTTCTCGTGGCTGCGCGTGCAGGAGCAGCTCGGCGCGGACTACTACGCCGACGCGCGCCTCGAGGCGCTGCCGCTCACGTCGTCCAGCAATCCCGTCGGGCAGGTGACGCGGCTGGACCTCAACAACCTGATGATCGACAACAACCTGCTGCTGACGGCGAACCGCGAGTTCTCGCCGGCGTTCACGGGGCGCGTGTCGGTCGGGCAGAACCTCAACTCGCGGCGCTACCGGCAGATCTGGGCGCAGGGCCAGAACCTGATCGCGGCCGAGCCCTACGTCATGCAGAACACGGTGAACCCGGCGGTGCCGCAGGAGCTGCGCTCGCTGGTCCACATCGAGGGCTACTTCGGGCAGGTCGAGGCGGACCTGTGGAACCAGCTCTTCTTCACCGCAGGCCTGCGCAACGACGGCTTCTCGACCTTCGGATCGGGTGAGCGGCGCGCCAACTACCCGAAGGCGAGCCTCGCCTGGACGTTCACCAACGCCCTCGGCAACACGGAGCAGCGCGGGCTGCTGAGCCTCGGCAAGCTGCGCGCGGCGTACGGTGAGACGGGCCGCGAGCCGCCGGTGTACGGCACCATCACCGCGTTCTCGACGACGTCGGTGTTCGGCAGCGGCTTCGGGGACTTCATCAGCAGCATCCAGGGCGGGCAGGGCGGCGTGGTGCGCTCGCTCACCGGCGGCAATCCCGACCTCAAGCCCGAGCGCAATCGTGAGATCGAGCTCGGCGCCGACTTCGGCTTCTTCGACCAGCGCGCGGACCTCGGCTTCACGTACTTCCGGAAGAAGTCGTCCGACGTGATCCTGTTCGTCCCGACCAACGCGTCGGAGACGGGCTTCCAGCGGCGCCTCGCCAACGGCGCGACGATCGACAACCGCGGCGTCGAGGTGACGCTGAACCTGCGGCCGTACACGACGTCGGCGGTGGCGTGGGAGTTGGGCCTCAACTACGGCCGGCTGCGCGGCAAGGTCACCGACCTGCTGGGCGCGGAGTTCATCCCCTACAACAACGAGGGGTTCACGGGCTCCATCGGCACGTCGTCGGTGGGCTTCGCGCCGGGCGTCATCCGCGGCTCCGACTTCGCGCGCTGCGGCCGCGGCCTCGTGATCAACGACGTCGACATCGACGCCGGGTGCGGCCCCAACGCGAAGAAGGACGCGCTCTACCTCGCCGCCAACGGGCAGCCGATCTACGATCCGACGGATCGCGTGATCGCCGATCCGAACCCGCGGTGGAACATGGGCATCAACTCGTCGCTGAAGCTGTTCGGCAACCTGCGCGTCTCGGGGCTGCTCGACATCCGGCGCGGCGGGCAGGTGTGGAACGGCACGCGTGGGGCGCTCTACCGCTTCGGCACGCACCAGGACACCGAGGTGCGCGGCGGCTCGGGGACGTTCGGCGAGAACTTCTACACCGAGGAGTATCCCGACGTCGCCGGCCCGGGCGTGGGCGTCCCGTTCGCCACCACGCCGGCGCAGTGGCAGACGTGGTTCACGACCAAGGGCGGCAACGCCAGCCTGGCGCAGGCGCAGTTCGTCGAGGACGGCAGCTTCGTGAAGCTGCGCGAGCTGTCGCTCGCCTACACGCTCGGCCAGCGCTGGGTGCGGTCGCGCATCGGCGTCTCGAGCATCGACCTCCGCCTGGCGGGCCGCAACCTCGCCACGTGGACCGACTACCGCGGCCTCGACCCCGAGTCGAACCTGGGCGGCGCGGAGTACCTGACGCAGGGCGTGGACTACTTCAACAACCCGCAGACGCGGTCGTTCGTGCTCTCCGCCACCTTCAACCGCTGA
- a CDS encoding helix-turn-helix transcriptional regulator codes for MSPTPLSHGDLARLQTVLGTMLAPHEYGDAQAWGDALCGELAALIPDGMVGLLRATPQGPYTHTPLPLDDQVLYVRHFARLDLASARQAERRLTIAHRWSLTAPDEMRGSEFQEEWLRPRRLADAFWLNTYDGPTARHRVFLNFAAVQDGAARDRVLTLLRLMEPAFQAGTMALDRLGSDAVALHRTLDALAHAVQVSDAAGRALHRTAALCALLAEEPERARLEAALAAAAHDVSALVAPRAGGAAVLGHTAATRTVDTARARYTVRGTLAPHATAGRLAIVLDVTHAPRGAAQATLDDDTLRARYGLTAREVAVARLLAERLSDAEIATRLGTSPNTARTHVERVRTKLGVAKRGEVGARLRGG; via the coding sequence ATGTCGCCCACGCCCCTCTCCCACGGCGATCTCGCCCGCCTCCAGACCGTCCTCGGCACCATGCTCGCGCCGCACGAGTACGGCGACGCGCAGGCGTGGGGAGATGCGCTGTGCGGCGAGCTGGCGGCGCTCATCCCCGACGGGATGGTGGGCCTGCTGCGCGCGACGCCGCAGGGGCCGTACACGCACACGCCGCTGCCGCTCGACGACCAGGTGCTCTACGTGCGGCACTTCGCGCGACTGGACCTGGCCTCCGCGCGGCAGGCCGAGCGCCGGCTGACCATCGCGCACCGCTGGTCGCTCACGGCGCCCGACGAGATGCGCGGCTCCGAGTTCCAGGAGGAGTGGCTGCGCCCGCGCCGGCTGGCCGACGCGTTCTGGCTCAACACGTACGACGGGCCGACCGCGCGCCACCGCGTCTTCCTGAACTTCGCCGCGGTGCAGGACGGCGCGGCGCGCGACCGCGTGCTGACGCTGCTGCGGCTGATGGAGCCCGCGTTCCAGGCGGGCACGATGGCGCTCGACCGGCTGGGGAGCGACGCCGTCGCGCTGCATCGCACGCTGGACGCGCTCGCGCACGCGGTGCAGGTGAGCGACGCGGCGGGCCGCGCGCTGCACCGCACCGCCGCGCTTTGCGCGCTGCTGGCCGAGGAGCCCGAGCGCGCGCGGCTGGAGGCGGCGCTGGCGGCGGCGGCGCACGACGTGAGCGCGCTGGTGGCGCCGCGCGCGGGCGGCGCGGCGGTGCTGGGCCACACGGCCGCGACGCGCACCGTGGACACCGCCCGCGCGCGCTACACGGTGCGCGGCACGCTGGCGCCGCACGCCACCGCGGGGCGGCTGGCGATCGTGCTCGACGTGACGCACGCGCCGCGCGGCGCCGCGCAGGCGACGCTGGACGACGACACGCTGCGCGCGCGCTACGGGCTCACCGCGCGCGAGGTGGCGGTGGCGCGCCTGCTGGCCGAGCGCCTGAGCGACGCGGAGATCGCGACGCGGCTGGGCACGAGCCCCAACACCGCGCGGACGCACGTCGAGCGCGTGCGCACGAAGCTGGGCGTCGCGAAGCGCGGCGAGGTGGGCGCGCGGCTGCGGGGCGGCTGA
- a CDS encoding PEP-CTERM sorting domain-containing protein: MSFVRLTATLAITAVAATAAFTTALSAQQIDTGAPLGGVNANGFGQLNPSQATLVGQTFVAPQYTQLDRFSFFLGDSRSFALTSYNAFVAAYDGTTDMISGPILWQSAARLGTASQSPVETVFEIDGGLSILPGQRYIAFLGIPSLAGSFNQLGGVAYRTTSTMGDGLSSRFSTAYPGTVDSYAAMRWSMPASSNFAFRATFSNGAAPVSTVPEPATVALLAGGLLGTAVVARRRRALR, encoded by the coding sequence ATGTCGTTCGTACGCCTGACCGCCACGCTCGCCATCACCGCCGTCGCCGCGACCGCCGCGTTCACCACCGCGCTGTCCGCGCAGCAGATCGACACCGGCGCGCCCCTCGGCGGGGTCAACGCCAACGGCTTCGGCCAGCTCAACCCGTCGCAGGCGACGCTCGTCGGGCAGACGTTCGTCGCGCCGCAGTACACGCAGCTCGACCGCTTCAGCTTCTTCCTCGGCGACTCGCGCAGCTTCGCGCTCACGTCGTACAACGCGTTCGTCGCCGCGTACGACGGCACGACCGACATGATCTCCGGCCCGATCCTCTGGCAGAGCGCCGCGCGCCTCGGCACCGCGTCGCAGTCGCCCGTCGAGACGGTGTTCGAGATCGACGGCGGCCTCTCGATCCTCCCCGGCCAGCGCTACATCGCGTTCCTCGGCATCCCGTCGCTCGCGGGGAGCTTCAACCAGCTGGGCGGCGTCGCGTACCGCACGACGTCCACGATGGGCGACGGCCTCTCGTCGCGCTTCAGCACCGCGTACCCGGGCACGGTGGACTCGTACGCCGCGATGCGCTGGTCGATGCCGGCCAGCTCGAACTTCGCCTTCCGCGCCACGTTCTCGAACGGCGCCGCGCCGGTGAGCACCGTGCCCGAGCCCGCGACCGTCGCGCTGCTCGCGGGCGGCCTGCTCGGCACCGCCGTCGTCGCCCGTCGTCGCCGCGCGCTCCGCTGA
- a CDS encoding S8 family serine peptidase, whose amino-acid sequence MRSPLAFPRAAVVGAALLAAACGDRSPAEPTLIDRASGALQSLHALVAPAPAATSFAFLAPLGPARGYHGTFDGGRAPVVEICRVASRDAAECDGGYLARYTPSDGTGPMMGGVQLVVDPAQQAYRLDWPATGLAARTAVRVRVLLDGAELGRAHARIPASGETAEQLAAAGYAAIDASGRLPVRFRLETPPRDGIYELPGAPGAPAASAIPQRTFRPRAGDYAVPHATLPGVGVSHNTLLVAVTPGATVAQVNALVAQVGGLVIGGSPGGAQGGVLVLRLAGTTHAAAAAALATLRAATGVIAAAAPDALVQGDVVSYVPMAAAPAEQWQREAVGAHWHHILSRVPQLWNLNGAARKSAAKPVTAVLDAEFTEHEDLPAVGQTAGPMTSHGTKVAGMIAATFDNDRGIDGLNPAATLNLVRLSAPDSAGTLYDYRRSVGQALLTGLDSLLRSAAGVQTRVVNVSMGYGWKQAGIDPTTNADARDLADLHGAFAKVMLRGTEAFRGGRLPVIVASAGNDSRGDAQRVDSRYTSPFNAARAAGVKAIISVEAITRLSGGALARATFSNMGGQLSAPGEDIRVLTDYAGVMADKGTSFAAPQVAALVGYLYALAPQLPWASVDANPMLDVLLASAVPVPGAAPRIDAFGAALALEGRHGVSATHVRRLLVDVDDGTADGNERLRDGAVVLDEDADGDGGAGDGAIDMSDFRRWRDWLLAVEGAAGLALDGPAMHPKKDVNGNHRWNTNGDGDNENVFPRGDFDGDGRLTRADLAIMTPLFQDVDVPASRLTALVSSGDVRVDAQACLLLPGVRTVTSQLRRASDGLAQDVRVHAGGRAAITYTVPAGGTPTPYIAEVEAYDAAGQLIGSASREVQVALGGDVAWAAPCARVVMTPDTVTVEPQQTVALKARVLGAGLADTAITWFAAAGNGDVNAYGYYTAPSQVGTYVVYARHASSGTQAKGTIVVKANTANAEVRVVTQQYQATARAAGAAGSSGDWPEKPAEVLDRAEGAPTTLAGITGRASASITVNGTDRFMGNPIATFTMGSTSGSSIGVAYSPVGGAASPMAIRGLSWSAAASMSSHASIEAGKSLYHSFYMYHGADAWSAVVFEVTGAPVTMAMTTNCVGASSQASGSMLVLLADFPHTLVAAGYCGLVSPPTRLAPGRYMVSMSAGVSQGLSMLYGSDARTDDPANVAISGGLTFTP is encoded by the coding sequence ATGCGATCCCCCCTCGCCTTCCCGCGCGCCGCCGTCGTCGGCGCCGCGCTCCTCGCCGCCGCGTGCGGCGACCGCTCGCCCGCCGAGCCGACGCTGATCGACCGCGCGTCCGGCGCGCTGCAGTCGCTGCACGCGCTCGTCGCGCCCGCGCCCGCCGCGACGTCCTTCGCCTTCCTCGCGCCGCTCGGCCCCGCGCGCGGGTACCACGGCACGTTCGACGGCGGGCGCGCGCCGGTCGTCGAGATCTGCCGCGTGGCCTCGCGCGACGCGGCCGAGTGCGACGGCGGATACCTCGCGCGCTACACGCCGTCCGACGGCACGGGCCCGATGATGGGCGGCGTGCAGCTCGTCGTCGATCCGGCGCAGCAGGCGTACCGCCTCGACTGGCCGGCGACGGGGCTCGCCGCGCGCACCGCGGTGCGCGTGCGCGTGCTGCTCGACGGCGCGGAGCTCGGCCGCGCGCACGCCCGCATCCCCGCCAGCGGCGAGACGGCCGAGCAGCTCGCGGCCGCGGGCTACGCGGCGATCGACGCGAGTGGACGGCTCCCCGTGCGCTTCCGTCTCGAGACGCCGCCGCGCGACGGCATCTACGAGCTGCCGGGCGCGCCGGGCGCGCCGGCCGCGTCGGCCATCCCGCAGCGCACCTTCCGGCCACGCGCGGGCGACTACGCGGTGCCGCACGCGACGCTGCCGGGCGTGGGCGTCTCGCACAACACGCTGCTCGTGGCCGTGACGCCCGGCGCCACGGTGGCGCAGGTGAACGCGCTCGTCGCGCAGGTGGGCGGGCTCGTGATCGGCGGCTCGCCGGGCGGCGCGCAGGGCGGCGTGCTGGTGCTGCGCCTCGCGGGCACGACGCACGCCGCGGCCGCCGCGGCGCTGGCCACGCTGCGCGCCGCGACCGGCGTCATCGCGGCCGCCGCGCCCGACGCGCTCGTGCAGGGCGACGTGGTGAGCTACGTGCCGATGGCGGCGGCGCCGGCGGAGCAGTGGCAGCGCGAGGCGGTCGGCGCGCACTGGCACCACATCCTGTCGCGCGTGCCGCAGCTGTGGAACCTGAACGGCGCGGCGCGCAAGAGCGCCGCGAAGCCCGTGACCGCGGTGCTCGACGCCGAGTTCACGGAGCACGAGGACCTGCCGGCGGTGGGGCAGACGGCCGGCCCGATGACGAGCCACGGCACCAAGGTCGCCGGCATGATCGCGGCGACGTTCGACAACGACCGCGGGATCGACGGGCTGAATCCCGCCGCGACCCTCAACCTCGTGCGCCTCTCGGCCCCCGACAGCGCCGGCACGCTGTACGACTACCGCCGCAGCGTCGGCCAGGCGCTGCTGACCGGGCTGGACTCGCTGCTGCGCAGCGCGGCCGGCGTGCAGACGCGCGTCGTCAACGTCAGCATGGGCTACGGCTGGAAGCAGGCGGGCATCGACCCGACCACCAACGCCGACGCGCGCGACCTCGCCGACCTGCACGGCGCGTTCGCGAAGGTGATGCTGCGCGGCACCGAGGCGTTCCGCGGCGGGCGCCTGCCGGTGATCGTCGCCTCCGCCGGCAACGACTCGCGCGGCGACGCGCAGCGCGTGGACTCGCGCTACACCAGCCCGTTCAACGCGGCGCGCGCCGCGGGCGTGAAGGCGATCATCAGCGTCGAGGCGATCACGCGCCTGTCCGGCGGCGCGCTCGCGCGCGCGACGTTCTCCAACATGGGCGGCCAGCTCTCCGCGCCGGGTGAGGACATCCGCGTGCTGACCGACTACGCGGGCGTCATGGCCGACAAGGGCACGTCGTTCGCCGCGCCGCAGGTCGCCGCGCTCGTGGGCTACCTGTACGCGCTGGCGCCGCAGCTCCCGTGGGCGTCGGTGGACGCCAACCCGATGCTCGACGTGCTGCTCGCGAGCGCGGTGCCGGTGCCGGGCGCGGCGCCCCGCATCGACGCGTTCGGCGCGGCGCTCGCGCTCGAGGGGCGCCACGGCGTGTCCGCGACGCACGTGCGCCGGCTGCTGGTGGACGTCGACGACGGCACCGCCGACGGCAACGAGCGCCTGCGCGACGGCGCGGTGGTCCTGGACGAGGACGCGGACGGCGACGGCGGCGCGGGCGACGGCGCGATCGACATGAGCGACTTCCGCCGCTGGCGCGACTGGCTGCTCGCGGTCGAGGGGGCGGCCGGCCTCGCGCTCGACGGGCCCGCGATGCACCCCAAGAAGGACGTCAACGGCAACCACCGCTGGAACACGAACGGCGACGGCGACAACGAGAACGTCTTCCCGCGCGGCGACTTCGACGGCGACGGCCGCCTCACGCGCGCCGATCTCGCGATCATGACGCCGCTCTTCCAGGACGTCGACGTCCCGGCCTCGAGGCTGACGGCGCTCGTCAGCTCCGGCGACGTGCGCGTCGACGCGCAGGCGTGCCTCCTGCTCCCCGGCGTGCGCACCGTGACGTCGCAGCTGCGGCGCGCGAGCGACGGGCTGGCGCAGGACGTCCGGGTCCACGCCGGCGGGCGCGCCGCGATCACGTACACGGTGCCGGCCGGCGGCACGCCGACGCCGTACATCGCCGAGGTGGAGGCGTACGACGCCGCGGGCCAGCTGATCGGCAGCGCGAGCCGCGAGGTGCAGGTCGCGCTCGGCGGCGACGTGGCGTGGGCCGCGCCGTGCGCGCGCGTCGTGATGACGCCCGACACGGTCACGGTGGAGCCGCAGCAGACGGTGGCGCTGAAGGCGCGCGTGCTCGGCGCCGGCCTCGCGGACACGGCGATCACCTGGTTCGCCGCGGCGGGGAACGGCGACGTCAACGCGTACGGCTACTACACCGCGCCGTCGCAGGTCGGCACGTACGTCGTCTACGCGCGCCACGCGAGCTCGGGCACGCAGGCGAAGGGCACCATCGTGGTGAAGGCGAACACCGCGAACGCCGAGGTGCGCGTGGTGACGCAGCAGTACCAGGCGACCGCGCGCGCCGCCGGCGCGGCCGGCTCGTCGGGCGACTGGCCCGAGAAGCCCGCGGAGGTCCTCGACCGCGCGGAGGGTGCGCCGACGACGCTGGCCGGCATCACCGGGCGCGCGAGCGCGTCGATCACGGTGAACGGGACCGACCGGTTCATGGGCAACCCGATCGCCACCTTCACGATGGGGAGCACGAGCGGGTCGAGCATCGGCGTCGCCTACTCGCCGGTCGGCGGCGCGGCCTCGCCGATGGCGATCCGCGGCCTGTCGTGGTCGGCGGCGGCCTCGATGTCCAGCCACGCGTCCATCGAGGCGGGCAAGTCGCTGTACCACTCGTTCTACATGTACCACGGGGCCGACGCGTGGTCGGCCGTCGTCTTCGAGGTCACGGGCGCGCCGGTGACGATGGCGATGACCACGAACTGCGTGGGCGCCAGCTCGCAGGCGTCCGGCTCGATGCTGGTGCTCCTCGCGGACTTCCCCCACACGCTGGTCGCGGCAGGCTACTGCGGCCTCGTCTCGCCACCCACGCGGCTGGCACCGGGCCGCTACATGGTCTCGATGAGCGCGGGCGTGTCGCAGGGGCTGTCGATGCTCTACGGCAGCGACGCGCGGACCGACGATCCCGCCAACGTCGCGATCTCCGGCGGGCTGACCTTCACGCCCTGA